Proteins encoded by one window of Emticicia oligotrophica DSM 17448:
- the lpxB gene encoding lipid-A-disaccharide synthase, with translation MKYFIIAGERSGDLHGSNLIKAIKNADSNAEIMAWGGDYMQEAGAKISKHYRELAFMGFLEVLKNLGKILGFIGICKKEIEAFQPDALILIDYAGFNLRIAKWAKKNNYKVFYYISPKVWAWNQGRAWSLKKNIDRLFVIFPFEVSFFKKYDFEVEFVGNPLFDAIANFQPASNFLEENKLTNRKVIALLPGSRKQEVENMLNLMVATQPHFPDFQFVIAGVGNLPRSFYEPFLNEKITLVIDQTYDLLSHSTAALVTSGTATLETALFEVPQVVCYKTSNISYQIVKMLIKVPFISLVNLVAEKEVVKELIQKDLTFGNLCDELTKIIRNSEFKERQIRGYKEVKLSLGEVGASEKTGRRIVEILNIKQNQ, from the coding sequence ATGAAATATTTCATTATTGCTGGCGAACGCTCAGGTGATTTGCATGGGTCAAATCTTATAAAAGCTATAAAAAATGCAGATTCTAACGCCGAAATAATGGCATGGGGTGGCGATTATATGCAAGAAGCTGGGGCTAAAATAAGCAAGCATTATCGAGAATTAGCTTTTATGGGTTTTTTAGAAGTTCTGAAAAATCTTGGTAAAATTTTAGGGTTTATAGGTATTTGTAAGAAAGAGATTGAAGCATTTCAACCAGATGCTCTAATATTGATTGACTACGCTGGATTCAACTTGAGAATTGCGAAGTGGGCAAAAAAGAATAATTATAAGGTTTTTTACTATATTTCACCAAAAGTCTGGGCATGGAATCAGGGTAGAGCGTGGAGTTTAAAGAAAAACATTGACCGTTTATTTGTAATTTTTCCATTTGAAGTTTCTTTCTTTAAAAAGTATGATTTTGAAGTTGAGTTTGTAGGAAACCCACTCTTTGATGCAATTGCTAATTTTCAGCCTGCTAGTAATTTTCTTGAAGAAAATAAATTAACCAATAGAAAAGTTATTGCATTATTGCCGGGAAGTAGAAAACAAGAAGTTGAAAATATGCTCAACTTGATGGTGGCAACACAACCACATTTTCCTGATTTTCAGTTTGTTATTGCTGGGGTTGGGAATTTACCTAGGTCTTTCTATGAACCGTTTTTAAATGAAAAAATTACTTTAGTTATCGACCAAACCTACGATTTACTTTCACATAGTACAGCAGCTTTAGTGACGTCGGGCACTGCAACTCTCGAAACTGCTTTATTTGAAGTTCCTCAAGTGGTTTGTTATAAAACCAGTAATATTTCTTATCAAATTGTAAAAATGCTCATAAAAGTGCCTTTTATTTCGTTAGTAAATTTAGTTGCTGAAAAAGAGGTCGTCAAAGAATTGATTCAGAAAGACCTAACTTTTGGAAATCTTTGCGATGAATTGACTAAAATTATCCGAAATTCTGAATTTAAGGAAAGACAAATAAGGGGGTATAAAGAGGTAAAATTGAGTTTGGGGGAAGTGGGTGCTTCTGAAAAAACAGGCAGAAGGATTGTAGAAATTTTGAACATCAAACAAAATCAATAA
- the sufB gene encoding Fe-S cluster assembly protein SufB: MSKDLELLEELTTSEYKYGFYTDIEVDEIPAGLNEDVIKMISAKKNEPEWMLEYRLSAYRVWQTMTEPTWPNVTYKPVDMQSIKYYSAPKQKKEVKSLDEIDPELRRTFERLGISLKEQERLSGVAVDAVIDSISVATTFKSKLAELGIIFCSISEAIHEHPELVKKYLGSVVPVKDNYYSALNSAVFSDGSFCYIPKGVRCPMELSTYFRINAAGTGQFERTLIVADEGSYVSYLEGCTAPMRDENQLHAAVVEIFAHEKAEVKYSTVQNWYPGDKDGKGGIYNFVTKRGLCFGEGSKISWTQVETGSAITWKYPSVVLRGDNSIGEFYSVAVTNNMQQADTGTKMIHLGKNTKSRIVSKGISGGKSQNSYRGLVEVSKRAENARNFSQCDSLLLGDKCGAHTFPYIEVKNSSASVEHEATTSKIGEDQLFYCNQRGIPTEQAVALIVNGYVKEVLNQLPMEFAVEAQKLLEISLEGSVG; the protein is encoded by the coding sequence ATGAGCAAAGATTTAGAATTACTAGAAGAACTAACTACATCCGAATATAAATACGGATTTTATACAGACATTGAAGTTGATGAAATTCCTGCTGGTTTAAACGAAGACGTAATCAAAATGATTTCGGCTAAGAAAAACGAGCCAGAATGGATGCTCGAATATAGATTAAGTGCATATAGAGTTTGGCAAACAATGACCGAACCAACATGGCCCAATGTAACTTATAAGCCTGTTGATATGCAAAGTATCAAATATTATTCAGCCCCGAAGCAAAAGAAAGAGGTTAAAAGCCTCGATGAAATTGACCCTGAATTACGCCGTACTTTTGAGCGTTTGGGTATTTCATTGAAAGAACAAGAGCGTTTATCGGGAGTTGCTGTAGATGCTGTAATCGACTCAATTTCAGTTGCTACCACTTTTAAAAGCAAATTAGCTGAATTAGGTATTATTTTTTGTTCTATTTCTGAAGCTATCCATGAGCATCCTGAATTAGTAAAGAAATATTTAGGTTCGGTTGTTCCCGTAAAGGATAACTATTACTCAGCTCTTAATTCGGCTGTTTTCTCAGATGGTTCGTTTTGTTATATTCCTAAGGGTGTTCGCTGCCCAATGGAATTATCTACCTATTTCCGAATTAATGCAGCAGGAACGGGTCAGTTTGAACGTACGTTAATTGTGGCTGATGAAGGTTCTTATGTAAGTTATTTAGAAGGTTGTACAGCACCAATGCGTGATGAAAATCAGTTACACGCAGCAGTTGTTGAAATTTTTGCCCATGAAAAAGCAGAAGTAAAATATTCAACTGTACAAAATTGGTACCCGGGTGATAAAGATGGTAAAGGAGGTATTTATAACTTCGTTACTAAGAGAGGATTATGTTTTGGTGAAGGTTCAAAGATTTCTTGGACTCAAGTGGAAACAGGTTCAGCGATTACTTGGAAATATCCTTCGGTAGTATTACGTGGAGATAATTCAATCGGAGAATTCTATTCTGTTGCAGTTACAAATAATATGCAACAAGCAGATACGGGTACTAAGATGATTCACCTTGGAAAAAATACCAAGAGTAGAATTGTTTCTAAAGGTATTTCAGGAGGTAAAAGCCAAAACTCATATCGTGGTTTAGTTGAAGTTTCAAAACGTGCGGAAAACGCCCGAAACTTTTCACAATGTGATTCATTATTACTCGGAGATAAGTGTGGAGCTCACACTTTCCCATACATTGAAGTAAAAAATTCAAGTGCTTCAGTTGAACACGAAGCCACTACTTCTAAGATTGGAGAAGACCAACTATTCTATTGTAATCAACGTGGTATTCCAACTGAACAAGCTGTTGCCTTGATTGTCAATGGATATGTGAAAGAAGTTTTAAATCAATTACCAATGGAATTTGCAGTAGAGGCTCAAAAATTACTTGAAATTTCATTAGAAGGTAGTGTAGGTTGA
- a CDS encoding Lrp/AsnC ligand binding domain-containing protein, protein MDKNFEIDKTDLKILSLLMQDAKMPYTAIGEKIFVSGGTVHVRMNKMEQMGIVKGSQLIVDPIKLGWDISAFLGIYLDKSELYDTVADQLENIPEVVSINYTTGQYSIFVKIVCRDTQHLREVLHDKIQKVGGINRTETFISLEERFNRPIPLV, encoded by the coding sequence ATGGACAAAAATTTCGAAATTGATAAAACTGATTTAAAGATTTTATCTTTATTGATGCAAGATGCCAAAATGCCTTACACGGCCATTGGCGAAAAAATATTCGTTTCAGGTGGAACTGTACACGTTCGAATGAATAAAATGGAGCAAATGGGGATTGTAAAAGGCTCTCAATTAATTGTTGACCCGATTAAACTAGGCTGGGATATTAGTGCTTTTTTGGGAATTTATTTAGATAAGAGTGAATTATATGATACCGTAGCCGACCAACTTGAGAATATTCCAGAAGTTGTGAGCATAAATTATACAACGGGGCAATATAGTATTTTCGTCAAAATTGTTTGCAGAGATACGCAGCATTTACGAGAAGTATTACACGATAAAATTCAGAAAGTAGGCGGAATAAACCGAACTGAAACATTCATTTCATTAGAAGAAAGGTTTAATCGACCAATCCCACTGGTTTAA
- a CDS encoding DUF819 family protein: MNQSTTLITNDAIVLGLLMTTLALIFYSTTLKAFEKFYKIVPSILLCFFIPGLLSSFNIISASESQLDETASKFFLPTCLVFFTLCIDIKAIKQLGGKALFVFFAGAIGVMIGGPIGIWVGKLIDPSFLGKDGEEIWRGLATIAGSWTGGNANQLALKEIFQPSPTVFAQTSVIDVLFAELWLGVLLYFVGKAAIIDAKMKADNSVIIEIQKRVEFEDSKQVNPNLRELTILFALGFGITGLAHLIADRVAPFIETNYPNLKAYSLASKSFWIVSIASISGFLLSNTKVRNLEHYGASKIGTLFLYFLITTIGMQLHIFEAFKNPMLFLVGLIWILIHAIFTICAARLVRAPFFFTAVASQANVGGVASASVVAAAFNPSLAPIGVLLAILGNAVGTYCGYLTGIIMKWISM, encoded by the coding sequence ATGAATCAAAGCACTACACTCATTACAAATGATGCAATAGTATTAGGACTTTTAATGACTACTTTGGCGTTAATTTTTTATTCTACCACATTAAAAGCTTTTGAAAAATTTTACAAAATAGTACCATCAATTCTATTGTGTTTTTTTATACCAGGCTTGTTGAGTTCATTTAATATTATTTCTGCATCGGAGTCACAATTAGATGAAACAGCTTCAAAATTTTTCTTACCTACGTGTTTGGTTTTCTTTACATTATGTATAGATATCAAGGCCATTAAACAATTAGGGGGAAAAGCTTTATTTGTTTTTTTTGCTGGTGCTATTGGCGTTATGATTGGCGGGCCAATTGGTATTTGGGTAGGAAAATTAATTGACCCTAGTTTTTTGGGAAAAGATGGCGAAGAAATTTGGAGAGGTTTAGCAACAATTGCTGGTAGTTGGACTGGAGGAAATGCCAATCAATTAGCGTTGAAAGAAATATTCCAACCATCTCCAACAGTTTTTGCTCAGACGAGTGTTATTGATGTATTATTTGCGGAGTTGTGGCTCGGAGTTTTATTGTATTTTGTTGGTAAGGCGGCTATTATTGATGCTAAAATGAAAGCAGATAATTCAGTAATTATTGAAATACAAAAAAGAGTTGAATTTGAAGATTCAAAACAAGTAAATCCAAATTTAAGAGAACTTACGATTTTATTTGCCTTAGGTTTTGGTATCACAGGATTAGCTCATCTTATAGCAGATAGGGTAGCTCCATTTATTGAAACTAATTATCCTAATTTAAAGGCTTATAGTTTAGCCTCGAAATCATTTTGGATTGTTAGTATTGCTTCAATTTCTGGCTTTTTATTATCTAATACAAAAGTTAGAAACCTTGAACATTATGGAGCATCAAAAATTGGCACTTTGTTTCTCTATTTTCTCATTACTACGATTGGAATGCAATTGCATATTTTTGAAGCATTTAAGAACCCAATGTTATTCTTAGTTGGCTTAATTTGGATTTTGATTCATGCTATTTTTACCATCTGTGCAGCACGTTTAGTTCGTGCTCCCTTTTTCTTTACAGCAGTAGCCTCACAAGCTAACGTAGGGGGTGTTGCTTCAGCATCTGTTGTAGCTGCTGCATTTAATCCGTCGTTGGCTCCTATTGGAGTGTTGTTAGCAATCTTAGGAAATGCAGTTGGCACGTATTGTGGGTATTTGACAGGAATAATAATGAAATGGATTTCTATGTAA
- a CDS encoding capsule assembly Wzi family protein yields MKKVIIILLFSRLISSAQDSIIKKFNYRFEVGSYFSINNKLPFWQASNQFGSIPTDMPAFLCRQSIKTQKDTLNKFFKFDYGFEAVTILGRSPRLLLPEGFVCTRIGNFEFYAGRRKEIFGIVDTLLSSGSASWSGNSLPLPKVQIGIPNYTKLFFKWLSVKGTFAHGWFGNQTFTKGHYLHQKSLFLRIGNPTSRVFLYGGLVHNVEWGGTPKNILPVGDNRLLNGKFPADWFVYGNVVLPLKSIWRSSSKYQTYNAFETTNHFGNQLGTIDAAAEFKVKRSKVILYRQFLFEDGQLFGLTNTDDGLYGISFTPKPESSFKRVVFEYLFTKNQGRYVAGIGRLLNMPDRHPNEESFLFNHQQYFDGWSYNRRTIGTPFLTPEENIRNENKLGNDNVFVNNNRIWAFYGAFLNQIGAISLSNRLSYSRNFGNTSLLGRVIKPVNQISYSINTIIPLRRLKADLNVNIAIDHGDLIKDNYGTFISIIKKW; encoded by the coding sequence ATGAAAAAGGTAATTATTATACTGCTCTTCAGCAGGTTAATATCCAGTGCCCAAGACAGTATAATAAAGAAATTTAATTATAGATTTGAGGTAGGAAGTTATTTTTCAATAAATAATAAACTTCCTTTCTGGCAAGCATCCAATCAATTTGGTAGTATTCCTACCGATATGCCTGCATTTTTATGCAGACAAAGTATAAAAACGCAAAAAGATACACTTAATAAGTTTTTTAAATTTGATTATGGTTTTGAAGCTGTTACAATTCTTGGTAGAAGTCCCCGATTGTTATTACCAGAAGGTTTTGTGTGTACAAGAATTGGAAATTTTGAGTTTTATGCAGGCAGGAGAAAGGAAATTTTTGGAATAGTTGATACACTTTTATCTTCAGGTTCTGCTTCATGGTCTGGCAATTCTCTTCCGCTCCCGAAGGTACAAATTGGAATTCCCAATTATACAAAATTATTTTTTAAATGGTTGAGTGTAAAGGGAACATTTGCTCATGGTTGGTTTGGGAATCAAACCTTCACTAAAGGCCATTATTTACATCAAAAATCATTATTTCTTAGAATAGGAAATCCTACTTCAAGGGTATTCTTATATGGAGGTTTAGTTCATAATGTGGAGTGGGGCGGGACACCCAAGAATATACTTCCTGTGGGAGATAATAGATTACTGAACGGTAAATTTCCTGCTGATTGGTTTGTTTATGGAAACGTAGTTTTACCATTAAAATCAATTTGGCGGAGTTCTTCTAAATACCAAACCTATAATGCGTTTGAAACCACTAATCATTTTGGCAATCAATTAGGCACCATTGATGCAGCTGCCGAATTCAAAGTGAAAAGAAGTAAAGTAATACTTTATAGACAGTTTTTATTTGAAGATGGCCAACTTTTTGGACTAACCAATACTGATGATGGCTTATATGGAATAAGTTTTACACCAAAACCTGAATCTTCATTCAAAAGAGTCGTTTTTGAATATTTATTTACCAAAAATCAAGGGCGTTATGTTGCTGGTATTGGTCGATTGTTAAATATGCCCGATAGACACCCCAATGAAGAAAGTTTTTTGTTCAATCATCAACAATATTTTGATGGATGGTCGTATAATCGAAGAACTATTGGAACTCCTTTCTTAACTCCAGAAGAAAATATTAGAAATGAAAATAAATTAGGAAACGATAATGTTTTCGTCAATAATAATAGAATTTGGGCATTCTACGGAGCATTTTTGAATCAAATTGGAGCTATAAGTTTATCTAATCGTTTATCGTACAGTAGAAATTTTGGAAATACCAGTTTATTAGGTAGGGTAATAAAGCCAGTAAATCAGATTTCTTATTCAATAAATACAATTATTCCTCTTAGAAGATTAAAAGCAGATTTGAATGTCAATATTGCTATTGACCATGGGGATTTGATAAAAGACAATTATGGTACGTTTATTTCAATCATAAAAAAATGGTAA
- a CDS encoding T9SS type A sorting domain-containing protein produces the protein MTELKTKILLKDSQGKILEIKELSSESSNEFDVDKLNDGVYFVELSLPHGKTITHQFSVNHN, from the coding sequence ATGACTGAACTAAAAACTAAGATACTTTTAAAAGACTCGCAAGGAAAAATTCTTGAGATAAAAGAATTATCAAGTGAGTCATCGAATGAATTTGATGTAGATAAACTCAATGATGGGGTTTATTTTGTGGAATTATCATTACCACATGGAAAGACGATAACACATCAGTTTAGTGTAAATCATAATTAA
- a CDS encoding bifunctional 5,10-methylenetetrahydrofolate dehydrogenase/5,10-methenyltetrahydrofolate cyclohydrolase: MTIIDGKLISAQVKLELKEEVEKLKATGGKTPHLAAILVGDNGASETYVASKIKSCEEIGFKSTLIRRDSSTTEDEILEIIQQLNQDDDIDGFIVQLPLPQHVNVDKVIEAIEPRKDVDGFHPINIGRMSKGLPSYISATPFGVLELIKRYNIETAGKHCVVVGRSQIVGLPMSILMQRNTYPGNCTVSLVHSRTQNLSEITKQADILIAALGKPEFITADMVKEGAVVIDVGLTRVVDTSKKSGFALKGDVKFDEVAPKCSYITPVPGGVGLMTVAALMYNTLLSAKREIY, from the coding sequence ATGACAATCATTGATGGTAAACTCATTTCTGCTCAAGTTAAATTAGAACTGAAAGAAGAAGTTGAAAAACTGAAAGCCACAGGTGGCAAAACACCCCATTTAGCAGCAATTTTGGTTGGTGATAACGGTGCAAGTGAAACTTATGTTGCAAGTAAAATCAAATCTTGCGAAGAAATTGGTTTCAAATCTACACTTATTCGCCGTGATTCAAGTACTACTGAAGATGAAATTCTAGAAATCATTCAACAATTAAACCAAGATGATGATATTGATGGATTTATCGTACAGCTTCCATTACCACAACATGTAAACGTTGACAAAGTAATAGAAGCGATTGAGCCTCGAAAAGATGTTGATGGTTTTCACCCAATCAATATCGGAAGAATGTCCAAAGGTTTACCTTCATATATCTCAGCAACACCATTTGGCGTTTTAGAATTAATAAAAAGATATAATATTGAAACTGCTGGAAAACACTGTGTGGTTGTTGGAAGAAGCCAAATTGTAGGTTTACCGATGAGTATTCTAATGCAAAGAAATACTTATCCTGGCAATTGTACAGTTTCATTGGTTCACAGTAGAACCCAAAATTTATCAGAAATTACAAAACAAGCAGATATTCTCATTGCTGCACTTGGCAAACCCGAATTTATCACTGCTGATATGGTCAAAGAAGGTGCGGTTGTAATTGATGTTGGATTAACCCGAGTGGTAGATACATCTAAAAAAAGTGGCTTTGCACTTAAGGGTGATGTAAAATTTGATGAAGTTGCTCCAAAATGTAGCTATATTACACCAGTGCCAGGAGGCGTTGGATTAATGACAGTTGCAGCTTTGATGTATAATACATTACTCTCAGCCAAAAGAGAAATTTATTGA
- a CDS encoding uridine kinase family protein yields the protein MIIGIGGVSRSGKSTLANLLVTYFRKTGKKAIIFHQDDFVFPETQIPKIRNKTNWESPESIDFELYKEVIELFRSRFDVVIAEGLFAFYDDGINQLYDKKFHVKISKRTFLIRRAMDIRWGYEPTWFIDHVWQSFLRFGKPHKELKGVVNVSGEDEFDMEKVIKEINR from the coding sequence ATGATTATTGGAATTGGTGGCGTAAGTCGCTCTGGAAAGAGTACCCTAGCTAATTTGTTAGTAACTTATTTTAGAAAAACAGGTAAAAAAGCAATCATCTTTCACCAAGATGATTTTGTATTTCCAGAAACCCAAATTCCCAAAATAAGAAATAAAACCAATTGGGAATCCCCAGAATCCATTGATTTTGAGTTGTATAAAGAAGTTATTGAACTCTTTAGAAGTAGATTTGATGTAGTTATAGCCGAAGGACTTTTTGCTTTTTATGATGATGGCATCAATCAATTATATGATAAAAAGTTTCATGTAAAAATCTCTAAACGTACATTCCTCATTCGAAGGGCAATGGATATCCGATGGGGCTACGAGCCAACTTGGTTTATTGACCATGTTTGGCAATCTTTTCTAAGATTTGGAAAACCCCATAAAGAATTAAAAGGTGTTGTAAATGTAAGTGGTGAAGACGAATTTGATATGGAAAAAGTTATTAAAGAAATCAATCGTTGA
- a CDS encoding metal-dependent hydrolase family protein: MRVFYILLVVLFFEKSFAQNSLYLKPDRVFDGEKVWEKYGVIIKGNKIEAFDSFSNLDKSVLKDVKVIELKNCTLLPGLIEGHTHLFLHPYNEVTWDDQVLKEARSYRTARAVVHAEKTLKAGFTTARDLGTEGAEFDDVGLKKAIEDGLILGPKLLIATKALIATGSYGPRNFSPDIKIPQGAEEADGNDDIIKKTRNQIGKGADLIKIYADYRWGLRGEAAPTFTIQEIKLIVETAQSAGRPTVAHAATPEGMRRAILGGVETIEHGDNGTPEIWKMMVEKGVYFCPTLAAGDAILQYRGWKKGIEEEPERIKKKRVSFKQAIEAGVKICFGGDVGVFAHGDNARELEMLVEYGMTSTEALKSATSINADAFHIEKEVGRVKKGLMADILIVEGNPIQNISDIRKVKHVYKNGALVN; the protein is encoded by the coding sequence ATGCGTGTATTTTATATATTGTTAGTTGTTTTATTTTTTGAAAAATCTTTCGCTCAAAATAGTCTATATCTGAAACCTGACAGGGTTTTTGATGGCGAGAAAGTATGGGAAAAGTATGGAGTAATAATTAAAGGTAATAAAATTGAAGCTTTCGACTCTTTTTCTAATTTGGATAAAAGTGTTTTAAAAGATGTAAAAGTGATAGAACTTAAAAACTGTACATTATTACCAGGTTTAATAGAAGGTCATACACATTTGTTTTTACACCCTTACAATGAAGTTACTTGGGATGACCAAGTTTTAAAAGAAGCTCGTTCTTATCGAACTGCGAGGGCTGTTGTTCATGCTGAAAAAACTTTAAAAGCTGGTTTTACAACTGCCAGAGATTTAGGCACAGAAGGTGCAGAATTTGATGATGTTGGTTTAAAAAAGGCTATTGAAGATGGCTTAATTTTGGGGCCTAAATTGTTGATTGCAACAAAAGCCTTAATCGCAACTGGAAGTTATGGGCCAAGAAATTTTTCACCAGATATTAAAATACCACAAGGAGCAGAAGAAGCTGATGGTAATGATGATATAATTAAGAAAACTAGAAATCAAATTGGAAAAGGGGCAGATTTAATAAAAATTTATGCAGATTACCGTTGGGGATTGAGAGGTGAAGCCGCTCCAACTTTCACAATTCAAGAAATAAAGCTTATTGTAGAAACCGCTCAGAGTGCAGGAAGACCAACTGTTGCTCATGCTGCAACGCCTGAAGGTATGAGAAGAGCTATTTTAGGTGGAGTAGAAACCATCGAGCATGGTGATAATGGAACTCCAGAAATTTGGAAAATGATGGTTGAGAAAGGTGTTTATTTTTGCCCAACTTTGGCTGCGGGCGATGCTATTTTGCAATATAGGGGTTGGAAAAAAGGGATAGAAGAAGAACCCGAACGAATTAAAAAGAAAAGGGTTTCTTTCAAACAAGCGATAGAAGCAGGGGTGAAAATTTGCTTCGGAGGCGATGTTGGCGTATTTGCTCACGGAGATAATGCTCGTGAATTAGAAATGTTGGTGGAATACGGAATGACTAGCACAGAGGCTTTGAAATCTGCTACAAGTATCAATGCAGATGCATTTCATATTGAAAAGGAAGTAGGAAGAGTAAAGAAAGGTCTAATGGCTGATATATTAATTGTAGAAGGCAATCCTATTCAAAATATATCAGACATTAGAAAAGTAAAGCATGTTTATAAAAATGGTGCTTTGGTTAATTAA
- a CDS encoding N-acetylmuramoyl-L-alanine amidase-like domain-containing protein, which translates to MNLRLLIIFAFTTFNIIAQSPDEMIFMQKMKIKKSATKAQTALAIAKSFIGQPYKAGTLDAQPVEQLVCNLRDFDCWTFVESVTAMALTKFDENQSYDKFNNYLKNLRYRKGEINGYGSRIHYFKEWMIQTEDYNITQDMTPLIGGEEINKTINFMTSHRNLYSKLLDNKAFAEVEKSQKTINTYDFFYIPKEKVAKVESEIQDGDIIGITSTVPGLDFNHEGFAIKQNGRIHLLHASYDLKKVMITTEPLADYLNRIKKHSGITVLRLL; encoded by the coding sequence ATGAATCTTAGGCTCTTAATAATTTTTGCATTTACGACTTTCAATATTATCGCCCAAAGTCCCGACGAAATGATTTTCATGCAAAAAATGAAAATAAAAAAATCTGCTACTAAAGCACAAACTGCCCTTGCAATAGCCAAAAGCTTCATTGGCCAGCCATATAAAGCAGGAACACTTGACGCTCAGCCAGTTGAACAATTAGTTTGCAATCTTCGAGATTTTGATTGTTGGACTTTTGTAGAAAGTGTAACAGCGATGGCATTGACAAAATTCGACGAAAATCAAAGTTATGATAAATTCAATAATTACCTAAAAAATCTACGATATAGAAAGGGAGAAATTAATGGTTATGGTTCAAGGATTCATTATTTCAAGGAATGGATGATTCAAACTGAAGATTACAACATTACTCAAGATATGACACCATTAATCGGGGGCGAAGAAATAAATAAAACAATCAACTTCATGACCTCTCACCGAAATTTGTATTCTAAATTGCTTGATAATAAAGCCTTTGCTGAAGTTGAAAAATCTCAAAAAACAATCAATACATACGATTTTTTCTATATTCCTAAGGAAAAAGTAGCCAAAGTTGAATCAGAAATTCAAGATGGTGATATCATTGGTATTACATCAACAGTGCCGGGTCTTGACTTTAATCATGAGGGTTTTGCCATCAAACAAAATGGTCGTATTCACCTTTTACATGCTTCATACGACCTAAAAAAAGTTATGATTACAACCGAACCTTTAGCTGATTACCTCAATAGAATAAAAAAACACTCAGGAATCACTGTTTTAAGGTTATTGTAA